The following proteins are co-located in the Phycisphaerae bacterium genome:
- a CDS encoding DUF1580 domain-containing protein translates to MIDISVETVPTFTEAAAKLPRRRHGKKPHIATLYRWAERGLKGIRLETIQVGGTCCTSLEALQRFFERLTKPRSEAPPPPHFNRARLRQIEQAERECAEAGF, encoded by the coding sequence ATGATCGACATTTCCGTTGAAACGGTCCCGACCTTTACCGAGGCGGCGGCCAAGTTGCCGCGCCGGCGGCACGGCAAGAAGCCACACATCGCGACGCTTTATCGCTGGGCCGAGAGGGGGCTTAAAGGCATTCGCCTCGAAACCATCCAGGTCGGCGGCACCTGTTGCACCTCGCTCGAGGCGCTGCAGCGGTTCTTTGAACGCCTGACCAAGCCGCGATCCGAGGCACCGCCTCCGCCTCATTTCAACCGAGCCCGACTCCGCCAGATCGAACAGGCCGAACGCGAATGTGCGGAGGCGGGTTTCTAG
- the ilvC gene encoding ketol-acid reductoisomerase — protein MPLPVYYEADADLSVLRSRTIAVLGYGSQGQAHAQNLRDAGLRVVVAQRPGGPNHALAIQHGFQPVAIPEATKFGDLLIFALPDEQMEEIFVGEVAPQLRAGQALGFIHGFAIRFGLITPPKDVDVIMIAPKGPGSLVREAFVRGGGLACILAVHQDATGSAKPLALAWGAGIGGGKGGMIETTFAAECESDLFGEQTVLCGGIIELMKAAYETLVAAGYPEEIAYLECIHEVKQIVDLQYAEGLAGMRRRISNTAAYGGLTRGPRLVGPQTRAELKAILGEVQSGRFATEWINECRSGKVRLTEMSRTESLHASETAGRRVREQVRNALPE, from the coding sequence ATGCCGCTCCCCGTTTATTACGAAGCCGACGCCGATTTGTCGGTGCTCCGGTCACGAACCATCGCGGTGCTCGGATACGGCTCCCAGGGGCAGGCTCACGCGCAAAACCTCCGCGACGCGGGGTTGCGGGTCGTTGTGGCTCAGCGACCGGGCGGACCCAATCATGCGCTGGCGATTCAGCACGGGTTCCAACCTGTCGCCATCCCGGAGGCGACAAAGTTCGGCGATTTGTTAATTTTCGCCCTCCCGGACGAACAGATGGAGGAGATCTTTGTCGGCGAGGTGGCCCCGCAACTTCGCGCCGGTCAGGCGCTGGGGTTCATTCACGGGTTCGCGATCCGGTTCGGGCTCATCACGCCGCCGAAGGACGTGGATGTCATCATGATTGCGCCGAAGGGACCGGGTTCGCTCGTGCGCGAGGCGTTTGTTCGCGGCGGCGGTCTGGCGTGCATTCTGGCGGTTCATCAGGATGCGACCGGCAGCGCGAAACCACTCGCCTTGGCCTGGGGGGCGGGCATCGGCGGCGGCAAGGGCGGGATGATCGAAACGACGTTCGCGGCGGAGTGCGAGAGCGACCTCTTCGGCGAACAGACGGTGCTGTGCGGAGGGATCATCGAATTGATGAAGGCGGCGTACGAGACGCTCGTCGCGGCGGGGTACCCGGAGGAAATCGCGTATCTGGAGTGCATCCACGAGGTCAAGCAGATTGTGGACTTGCAATACGCCGAGGGGCTGGCGGGGATGCGCCGGCGGATCTCCAACACGGCGGCGTATGGGGGGCTCACGCGCGGGCCGAGGCTGGTCGGTCCCCAGACGAGAGCGGAACTGAAGGCGATCCTGGGAGAGGTTCAATCCGGGCGATTTGCAACGGAATGGATAAACGAGTGTCGCTCCGGTAAGGTCCGTCTGACTGAAATGAGCCGAACGGAATCGCTGCATGCCAGTGAAACGGCGGGTCGCCGGGTCCGAGAGCAGGTCCGCAATGCGCTGCCCGAATAG
- a CDS encoding site-specific integrase yields MIQLQRLTGMRSGEVVVMRVCDIDTPGKIWQYTPPTHKTQHHGHMRSIYLGPLAQAVVRPFLKADLSAFLFSPAEAEAERKIEIRQHRKSKVQPSQVDRRRRRPKRKPGERYDVQSYKRAVYRGCAKACPPPDGLSSEEARSWELSHRWHPHQLRHNAATRMRKEFGIEAARVVLGHRSAAVTEIYAEADRGKAAEIMARVG; encoded by the coding sequence ATGATCCAGCTTCAGCGACTAACGGGAATGCGGTCGGGCGAAGTCGTGGTCATGCGAGTCTGCGATATCGATACTCCGGGCAAGATCTGGCAATACACTCCGCCAACGCATAAGACGCAGCACCATGGCCACATGCGTTCGATCTATCTCGGTCCGCTCGCCCAGGCGGTTGTGCGGCCATTCCTGAAAGCCGATCTCTCGGCCTTCCTGTTCAGCCCAGCCGAGGCGGAGGCCGAGCGGAAGATTGAAATACGGCAGCATCGAAAGTCGAAAGTGCAGCCGTCGCAAGTCGATCGCCGAAGGCGGCGACCGAAACGCAAGCCGGGCGAGCGATACGACGTGCAATCCTACAAGCGAGCCGTTTACCGGGGGTGCGCCAAGGCATGCCCGCCCCCGGACGGCTTGTCGTCGGAAGAGGCGCGATCGTGGGAGTTGTCGCACCGCTGGCACCCTCACCAGCTCCGGCACAACGCCGCGACGCGGATGCGGAAGGAATTCGGGATTGAGGCGGCGCGGGTCGTATTGGGCCACCGGTCGGCGGCCGTCACAGAGATCTATGCCGAGGCCGATCGCGGTAAGGCGGCGGAGATCATGGCAAGGGTAGGGTAG